In one window of Romboutsia hominis DNA:
- a CDS encoding MFS transporter, whose product MDKIKMRKILFINFITMATFNMAHPVTPSLINALSLPTYMFGVLYSTMAVSHFVMSPIWGSLSDQRGRKRFLVIGVIGYGISQLGFGFIESTPLILMFRITGGAMSVAFITTCIAYVSDISSKEERTKYMSYHTATTSIASSVGALMGGFSGNLGYKFAFFTQFILCLLVAGVIYFVLDETIDKKLGKIEIYTKHLKKGSKSTSLNPTVSIMMIVMTLITIATTSYNSTINYYIESVLNMPTTVNGIVMAFAGVVALIMNLCINPYLSKKYNEKYTLIVACMIAGISMILASLFNNILISFMFIMVFVGSSALVTPIQQSIVSKLAKENYGEIMGIQGSYKAIGMIVGSLASGFIFDIGNKLPFILSGICCMIVCLLVPRVCLEEKTEKVIA is encoded by the coding sequence ATGGACAAGATAAAAATGAGAAAGATATTATTTATAAATTTTATAACCATGGCGACCTTTAATATGGCACATCCTGTAACACCATCTCTTATAAACGCACTAAGCCTACCTACATATATGTTTGGTGTACTATACTCAACTATGGCAGTATCTCATTTTGTAATGTCACCTATATGGGGAAGTTTGTCTGACCAAAGAGGAAGAAAGAGATTTTTAGTTATTGGGGTAATTGGTTATGGTATTAGCCAACTAGGATTTGGATTTATAGAAAGTACACCACTTATACTTATGTTTAGAATAACTGGTGGAGCTATGTCAGTAGCATTTATAACTACTTGTATAGCTTATGTTAGTGATATATCTTCGAAAGAAGAAAGAACAAAATATATGTCATATCATACAGCAACTACATCAATAGCAAGTTCTGTTGGAGCTCTTATGGGTGGATTTAGTGGAAATTTAGGTTATAAATTTGCATTTTTTACTCAGTTTATATTATGTTTATTAGTTGCAGGAGTTATATACTTTGTTTTAGATGAAACTATTGATAAAAAGCTTGGTAAAATAGAGATTTATACTAAACATCTTAAAAAAGGAAGTAAGTCAACTTCATTAAATCCTACTGTAAGTATTATGATGATAGTTATGACTTTAATAACTATAGCAACAACTTCATATAATTCGACTATAAACTATTATATAGAATCAGTGTTAAATATGCCAACTACAGTTAATGGTATTGTTATGGCATTTGCTGGGGTTGTAGCTTTAATTATGAACTTATGTATAAATCCATATCTAAGTAAAAAATATAATGAAAAATACACTTTAATAGTAGCTTGTATGATAGCTGGAATAAGTATGATATTAGCATCATTATTTAACAACATATTAATTAGCTTTATGTTTATAATGGTATTCGTTGGAAGTAGTGCTTTAGTTACTCCTATACAACAAAGTATAGTATCAAAACTTGCAAAAGAAAATTATGGTGAAATAATGGGTATACAAGGATCATACAAAGCTATTGGTATGATTGTAGGATCTTTAGCATCTGGATTTATATTTGATATAGGTAATAAATTACCATTTATATTAAGTGGGATATGCTGTATGATAGTATGTTTACTTGTGCCAAGAGTGTGTTTAGAAGAAAAAACTGAAAAAGTTATTGCATAG
- the pcp gene encoding pyroglutamyl-peptidase I: MKVLLTGFDPFGGEKVNPAEEAVKMVKENINGATVIKLTIPTVRHKSVKAIEEAIEKHNPDIVISIGQAGGRYDITPERVAINMDDFRIKDNEGNQPTDEIIEEDGQAAYFSNLPIKAMVKHMNENKIPATVSNTAGTFVCNHVMYGIMYMIDKKYPNIKGGFIHIPYMTSQVIDKKNTPYMSLEEIVKGLELAIEACTLYDKDIKAVGGEIC; encoded by the coding sequence ATGAAAGTTTTATTAACAGGATTTGATCCATTTGGTGGAGAAAAAGTAAACCCAGCTGAGGAAGCTGTAAAAATGGTAAAAGAAAATATAAATGGAGCTACCGTTATAAAGTTAACGATACCAACAGTTAGACATAAATCAGTAAAAGCTATAGAGGAAGCTATAGAAAAACACAATCCAGACATAGTTATATCTATAGGACAAGCTGGAGGAAGATATGATATAACTCCTGAAAGAGTTGCTATAAATATGGATGATTTTAGAATAAAGGACAATGAAGGAAATCAACCAACAGATGAGATAATAGAAGAAGATGGACAAGCTGCATATTTTTCAAACTTGCCAATAAAAGCTATGGTTAAACATATGAATGAAAATAAAATACCTGCTACAGTATCAAATACAGCTGGTACATTTGTATGCAATCATGTAATGTATGGAATAATGTACATGATAGATAAGAAATATCCAAATATAAAAGGTGGGTTTATACATATACCATATATGACTTCTCAAGTTATAGACAAGAAAAATACTCCATATATGTCTTTAGAAGAAATAGTAAAGGGTCTAGAATTAGCAATAGAGGCATGTACATTATATGATAAAGATATAAAAGCTGTAGGTGGAGAAATATGTTAA
- a CDS encoding ABC transporter substrate-binding protein, with protein sequence MFKKAVTLISSLAVGLLCITGCSQDVSEGGKTDEKKLDKVTIAEVAHSVFYAPQYAAITQGFFEEEGIDIDLINAQGADKTMAALISGEAQVGLMGPEASIYVYNQGEENYAINFAQLTKRDGSFIIAREEMPDFKYEDLKGKEILGGRKGGVPLMTLEYVLKQNGLTIGENTKAGEANVRTDVQFGVMTGAFAGGEADFTTAFEPTGTAMEKEGTGYIVASVGQDSGEIPYTAYCATKSFMSENKDLIQRFTNAVYKGQLWVQSASSEEIAKSMQPFFDDMSLDDLISVADRYKEIDAWCQEPTLKEESLNKLMEVMTEAGELDKKPLYSDIVTTDFADKAIKSID encoded by the coding sequence ATGTTTAAAAAAGCTGTTACACTTATAAGTTCATTAGCAGTTGGTTTATTATGCATAACAGGTTGCAGCCAAGATGTTAGTGAAGGAGGAAAAACTGATGAGAAAAAGCTAGATAAAGTAACAATAGCTGAGGTTGCTCATTCAGTATTTTATGCACCTCAATATGCAGCTATAACTCAAGGATTCTTTGAAGAAGAAGGTATAGACATAGACCTTATAAATGCTCAAGGAGCAGATAAAACTATGGCAGCATTAATATCTGGAGAAGCACAAGTAGGTCTTATGGGACCTGAAGCATCTATTTATGTTTATAATCAAGGAGAAGAAAACTATGCAATAAATTTTGCACAACTTACTAAAAGAGATGGAAGTTTTATAATTGCTAGAGAAGAAATGCCAGATTTTAAATATGAAGATTTAAAAGGAAAAGAAATACTAGGTGGAAGAAAAGGTGGCGTACCTTTAATGACACTAGAATATGTATTAAAACAAAATGGACTTACAATAGGTGAAAATACAAAAGCTGGTGAAGCAAATGTAAGAACAGATGTGCAGTTTGGAGTAATGACTGGAGCTTTTGCTGGTGGAGAAGCTGATTTTACAACTGCTTTTGAGCCAACAGGTACAGCTATGGAAAAAGAAGGCACTGGTTATATAGTAGCATCAGTAGGTCAAGATTCTGGTGAAATTCCATATACTGCATATTGTGCTACTAAGTCTTTTATGAGCGAAAATAAAGATTTAATACAAAGATTTACTAATGCAGTATATAAAGGACAATTATGGGTTCAAAGTGCATCATCAGAAGAGATTGCTAAATCTATGCAACCATTCTTTGATGATATGAGCTTAGATGATTTAATATCAGTTGCTGATAGATATAAAGAAATAGATGCATGGTGTCAAGAACCTACATTAAAAGAAGAAAGTTTAAATAAACTAATGGAAGTTATGACTGAAGCTGGTGAGTTAGATAAAAAACCTCTATATAGTGACATAGTAACTACTGACTTTGCAGATAAAGCTATAAAAAGTATTGATTAA
- a CDS encoding DUF979 domain-containing protein, with protein sequence MQNFINISLEIFYALMGILMIVIAIKSYKTIDSNKRFGTALFWVLISIPFIFGKLIPSNVIGLILVASSLLTLTKQVVFAKYETPSEEFGQKQSEKLGNKIFMPSLVLALVAVLVAMALKDFGSSSQFAIGAGSVVALIAAFILTKAKPSTTVTDSARLLQQMGPASMLPQLLVALGALFTQAGVGEVISNIISGVVPADSRFFGVVAYVLGMAIFTMIMGNAFAAFAVITAGIGVPFVLSQGADPAIVGALALTAGYCGTLLTPMAANFNIVPAALLDMKKQYDVIKYQAPVAIILLVIHIFAMYFLAF encoded by the coding sequence GTGCAAAATTTTATAAATATATCTTTAGAAATTTTTTACGCCCTTATGGGGATTTTAATGATAGTTATAGCGATAAAATCGTATAAAACAATAGATAGCAATAAAAGATTTGGAACAGCTTTATTTTGGGTATTAATATCTATACCATTTATATTTGGGAAATTGATACCATCAAATGTAATAGGGCTAATATTAGTAGCTTCAAGTTTACTAACACTTACAAAGCAAGTTGTATTTGCTAAATATGAAACTCCAAGTGAAGAATTTGGACAAAAGCAGTCAGAAAAACTTGGTAATAAAATATTTATGCCATCATTAGTATTAGCACTTGTAGCAGTTTTAGTTGCAATGGCTTTAAAAGACTTTGGTAGTTCATCGCAATTTGCAATAGGAGCTGGTTCGGTAGTTGCATTAATAGCAGCATTTATATTAACAAAAGCAAAACCATCTACAACAGTAACAGATAGTGCAAGACTTTTACAACAGATGGGTCCTGCAAGTATGTTACCACAACTTTTAGTTGCATTAGGTGCATTATTTACTCAAGCTGGAGTAGGTGAAGTTATATCTAATATAATATCTGGAGTAGTTCCAGCAGATAGTAGATTCTTTGGAGTAGTGGCATATGTACTAGGAATGGCAATATTCACTATGATAATGGGAAATGCATTTGCTGCATTTGCAGTTATAACAGCAGGTATAGGTGTTCCATTTGTATTAAGTCAAGGAGCAGATCCGGCTATAGTTGGTGCCCTTGCACTAACAGCAGGATATTGTGGTACACTGTTAACTCCAATGGCTGCAAACTTTAACATAGTACCAGCAGCATTACTTGATATGAAAAAGCAATATGATGTTATAAAGTATCAAGCACCAGTAGCTATAATATTATTAGTAATTCATATATTTGCAATGTACTTCTTAGCATTTTAA
- a CDS encoding DUF969 domain-containing protein: protein MIKLIGVLIVVIGFLFKIETLFTVLVAGIVTGLVSGLDINQILTILGDSFVANRAVSLFILTLPVIGILERYGLKQRAIYLIEKIGKITAGGVLSIYMFARQIAGALSIRMSGHPQFVRPLVNPMAQAAAINKNNKINEEDEEAIKALSAASENYGNFYGQNLFAGSSGVLLIASTLSEQGFNVTELEIVKASIIMAVVAFLVSALQNYLFDRKLNKKYRQNN, encoded by the coding sequence ATGATAAAACTAATAGGTGTTTTGATAGTTGTAATTGGATTTTTATTCAAAATAGAAACACTATTTACCGTATTAGTAGCAGGAATTGTTACAGGACTAGTATCTGGGTTAGATATAAACCAAATACTAACTATATTAGGAGATTCCTTTGTAGCTAACAGAGCAGTATCACTGTTTATATTAACATTACCAGTAATAGGTATACTAGAAAGATACGGGCTAAAGCAAAGGGCTATATATCTAATAGAAAAGATTGGAAAGATTACAGCTGGAGGGGTACTAAGCATATATATGTTTGCAAGACAAATAGCAGGTGCTTTATCAATAAGAATGAGTGGTCATCCTCAATTTGTTAGACCTTTAGTAAACCCAATGGCTCAAGCTGCTGCTATAAACAAAAACAATAAAATAAATGAAGAAGATGAAGAGGCTATAAAAGCATTATCAGCTGCTTCGGAAAACTATGGTAACTTCTATGGACAAAACTTATTTGCAGGAAGTAGTGGAGTATTACTTATAGCGTCAACTTTATCAGAACAAGGGTTTAATGTTACAGAATTAGAAATTGTTAAAGCTAGTATAATAATGGCTGTAGTTGCATTTTTAGTATCTGCACTTCAAAACTACTTATTTGATAGAAAACTAAATAAAAAATACAGACAAAATAATTAA
- a CDS encoding gamma-glutamylcyclotransferase family protein — protein sequence MLIDKIFVYGSLRSDMFNYEKLLKGKVSKTCKATINGNLFHLDNKGYPAVVPGDGTIIGELMELKDFDKSLKELDDLENYSEDNNINCEYLRKEIEVILKDGIKEIAYYYEYNTKALNNSEDKLIEIPHGDWKEYIISKI from the coding sequence ATGTTAATAGATAAAATATTTGTATATGGTAGTTTAAGAAGTGATATGTTCAATTATGAAAAACTTCTAAAAGGTAAGGTATCAAAAACTTGTAAAGCAACAATAAATGGAAATTTATTTCATTTAGATAATAAGGGATATCCAGCTGTTGTACCAGGGGATGGTACTATTATAGGTGAGCTAATGGAGCTTAAAGACTTTGATAAAAGCCTAAAAGAATTAGATGATTTAGAAAACTATAGTGAAGATAATAATATAAATTGTGAGTATTTAAGGAAAGAAATAGAAGTTATTCTAAAAGATGGAATAAAAGAAATAGCATATTACTATGAATATAATACAAAAGCTTTAAATAATTCAGAAGATAAATTAATTGAGATACCTCATGGAGATTGGAAAGAATATATTATAAGTAAAATTTAA